The Sulfolobus sp. A20 genomic interval CAGGATTAATGATGGCTATCATAGGTAGTATGACTAGGGATATTAGAATAGGGAAGATGAGAGTGGGTATATCTTCAAACATGGGGGAGAAGTAACATATTAATAGAAAAATCCCTAAAGTATTAACATGGTTATAAGGAAAATCTTATCCTTTAAGGAGGAGGTCAGATCCAGAAAAGTATATCCTTGATTTATCAGCATTCATGTATAACCTATTTTTATATTTATAACTTTTTATATTAAAAAATACAATTATGCTAACAAGTATGAGATTTATAACTCAAGAAAAGTATCTGGTAAGGAGGAGTCATAAATTCTGACTTCCTCTCTGCTTTAAAGTTCCCTTAGCGGTTCATTGTTTTCCCCCTCATTTTAGAGGCAGTCAAGAGGCGCAGAGAACCCCTCTTAACAATATCGACTTTTCCACCCCAGCCTTGTAAGGCTTTCATCATTTTGTAATAAATCTAAAGATATGGAATTATTATATTGGTATGTTAAAATTAAAAATTTGTAAAAATTAGAAGTTAACTTAATAAAGCATCTCTATCTATATAAATCTATGAGATTTTTATTAGTTAGTGATATACATAAGTCCTACGAGTTCTACAGAGGATACGATGAGTCTGTAGCAGTCGAATGGTTATTAGAAATAATAGATGAAACAAAGCCTCAAGTCCTCATTTCTGCAGGAGATTGGGACGAAGGGATGACTTCCGAGGATTTCGGGAGAATATTATCAAAAGTAAAGCTCCTAACAGTCTATGGTAATCATGAAAACTTTCCAATAATACAGAGATACGCTATACCGAATGGTAAAGTATTCGAATTTGGGGGTTTAAAAATAGCAGGAATTAACGGACTTGTAGGGGATAATAATATTAAAGGAATACCTATAACTACACCAACTCAATTTATGAACGCTATTTATAGGATAAAGAAATATGTGCCTAAACTGGATATTCTTGTGACACATCAGCCTCCTTATATTCCAGAGATATACCCTAAGATGAGACCTGATAATTACAATGAGTTAGTGTTTGAAGCAGTTGAGGATTTAAAGCCTAGATTGTTCTTCAATGGACACATGACTGCCGGCTGTTACTCCTCTTATAAATTTCCTTCCGGAACTAAATATCTCAGAGTTGATAGTTCTCAAATTTATAAGTGCTATGGATTATTAGAGTCTGAAGTGAATGAAGTAAGAGTATATAATGAGGATAATGAGGAAGTATTTTCTTTAACTTTTTGACCTTAAATTATATATAAAGTGTGTGAAAATTCACAATATATATGGCGATTTTATGTGAAAAGTTTACAAATTGATAAAACTTATAGGGATGAGTTCCTTTACTTCGGAGATTAACTTTTTAAATAATTTGAATAAAAGAACGGTAGCCTTCTTAGGTGGAGAGGAGGTAAGTGGTATGGAAAGTTTTTAATAGTTCAAGTATAATTATCAACTAGGTTGATTTAATTGAACTTGATTGATACTTTATGGTTAGCGTATAAGGGTTTGATGTCCAGAAAGGCTTTAGCTTTCATTTCAATTCTTGCAATATTTATAGGCATCACCTCAGTTTCTTACATACAAGCCTTCTCTACTGGCTTTGAGAACTCGATACTATCCATATTTTTCTCACTAAATCCTGAGAACATTTTTGTAACTCCAAATACTTTACCCTACGTTTCGCCTACAGATGTAGCCTTAATGCAGACTTTACCCGGTGTAAGAGGCGTTTATCCAGTGATAATTTTTCCGGGAATTGTTGATATTGCAGGGAAGGTAACAGATGTGACAATTATTGGAGTGAATAATATCTCAGCATTAATAGGGAATGTAGGATTAGAAAACGGTACTTTTTACCCTGCCTATGCTGTTGGACCTTATGCCGTAATTGGGAATGGAATAGCTAATCCTGTAAGCAATATCTATCTTCAACCTGGTCAAACGTTAGTAGTGAAATTACCTAATGGGAACAGTGTTCCTTTAACGGTTTATGGTATAATGAAGCCTGCTGAAACTGTAATAGGTAGTACGGCAAACGCGATATTTATACCGTTGAGCGAGGCTAAAGCCTTGTTTAATACGCCGGGTTATTCTTTAGTGGTCATACAGTCTGATGGCTTAAACGGTATTAATAGTATAGTGAACTACTTAAAGGACATCTATGGTAATGGATATACTATACAAACAGTTGAACAAATAATATCTGAGATAAGAGTTGCTTTAGTAGGTTTTTCGTTCTTCCTAATAATAATAACATCTGTTTCACTTCTAGTTGGTTCTGTTGGAATCTTAGGGATTACTTTAGCAAGAGTGTACCAGAGGATAAGGGAAATAGGTATAATGAAGACTTTAGGTTTAACTACTAGGGATATATTGCTTATAATACTATTTGAAGCTATTATTGTTGGGCTCATAGGGGGAGTGGCAGGGGTAATCGTAACGTTTTTAGTAGTAACTGGGGTGAACTTAAACGGGATTTCAATAAATTTAGGACCAGCATCTAGTTCAGGTCTTACTGTATTCTTATCACTCTCAGCTCAAGACGTTTTGATATCTTTAGGTATAGCGATTTTAGCCAGTGTTATAGCAGGGATTTATCCAGCGTTAAAAGCGTCAAGACTAACAGTTATCGAGGCTATCAGAAGGGATTAACAAACTTATCCCCTTGGAAGTTTCCCTTCGTAAGCAAGAGCAATAAATTTTGTACTTTTTGGTAATATCTATTTATCTTGAATGAAATGGTTTACTGAAATATTTTTCTATTGATTTTTCCCTAGAAAAATTACGTTTCTTTCCTATCGGAGTAAA includes:
- a CDS encoding ABC transporter permease, with the translated sequence MIDTLWLAYKGLMSRKALAFISILAIFIGITSVSYIQAFSTGFENSILSIFFSLNPENIFVTPNTLPYVSPTDVALMQTLPGVRGVYPVIIFPGIVDIAGKVTDVTIIGVNNISALIGNVGLENGTFYPAYAVGPYAVIGNGIANPVSNIYLQPGQTLVVKLPNGNSVPLTVYGIMKPAETVIGSTANAIFIPLSEAKALFNTPGYSLVVIQSDGLNGINSIVNYLKDIYGNGYTIQTVEQIISEIRVALVGFSFFLIIITSVSLLVGSVGILGITLARVYQRIREIGIMKTLGLTTRDILLIILFEAIIVGLIGGVAGVIVTFLVVTGVNLNGISINLGPASSSGLTVFLSLSAQDVLISLGIAILASVIAGIYPALKASRLTVIEAIRRD
- a CDS encoding metallophosphoesterase, whose product is MRFLLVSDIHKSYEFYRGYDESVAVEWLLEIIDETKPQVLISAGDWDEGMTSEDFGRILSKVKLLTVYGNHENFPIIQRYAIPNGKVFEFGGLKIAGINGLVGDNNIKGIPITTPTQFMNAIYRIKKYVPKLDILVTHQPPYIPEIYPKMRPDNYNELVFEAVEDLKPRLFFNGHMTAGCYSSYKFPSGTKYLRVDSSQIYKCYGLLESEVNEVRVYNEDNEEVFSLTF